From a single Pleurodeles waltl isolate 20211129_DDA chromosome 8, aPleWal1.hap1.20221129, whole genome shotgun sequence genomic region:
- the LOC138249251 gene encoding putative gastrointestinal growth factor xP1 — protein sequence MAHKMIHVLALALIIGVIMTNVQAAEECKAETKNRIQCGSSQDLSEEDCLSEDCCYDESIPDAISCFKKTGSPSRRTTTKRRTTTRRRRPG from the exons ATGGCTCACAAGATGATCCATGTTCTTGCCCTGGCCCTTATTATAGGAGTCATCATGACTAATGTACAAGCTGCTGAGG aatGCAAGGCTGAGACGAAAAACCGAATTCAATGCGGAAGTAGCCAAGATCTCAGTGAAGAGGACTGCTTGAGTGAAGATTGTTGCTATGATGAAAGCATTCCTGATGCAATttcttgctttaaaaaaactg GTTCTCCAAGCCGTCGCACTACTACAAAGAGGAGAACAACCACCAGGAGAAGGAGGCCTGGCTAA